The Bacillaceae bacterium IKA-2 DNA window CAGCTGCCTCTGCAGTGTCCGAGAATGCATTTAATACTGGCTTAGTTTGACTTGCCCCTGCTACGAAAAGTCCACTAGCTGCTGACATTTTTAAAAAATTCCTTCTATTAACTTTCACAAGTTCCACCTCCATTAAGTAATTAACAAATCTGTTAATCTTTTACCTAGCTTTATATATTGATAAATTTCAATTACTTCTTTTCCGAATCATCATCATCTACCGTTAACTCTTTTGTAGATTTTTTAAATTCCTTCAGTGTGTCCCCTATTGCCCTACCCATTTCAGGTAGTTTTTTAGGTCCGAAAATTATGAGTGCAATTACTAAAATTAAAATCAAGCCTGGAATTCCGATGTTTGGTAACATGTTGTAGTCCCCCTTATTA harbors:
- the tatA gene encoding twin-arginine translocase TatA/TatE family subunit, with the translated sequence MLPNIGIPGLILILVIALIIFGPKKLPEMGRAIGDTLKEFKKSTKELTVDDDDSEKK